A window of uncultured Litoreibacter sp. contains these coding sequences:
- a CDS encoding DUF4123 domain-containing protein — translation MQNLMQDLDWYELHPHPNARPRQPGEHDPENDPIYSLLFNRTQTCFAVLDAARVPNLVEQLEQSELEHRCLFVGQAEDDLNEVAPWLVRLEPENRFTENLLTDGPNPAPWHLWGYEPGVFVQSSLSFDEVWRHLRKFTQAPDQRGQNFFVRFWDPDFILTYLKRPEAPETPLIRSLFRPLIIDHFIAFNVFDEVVRVSFHADRRDWKVPPTPSFDTHLVDLIGTELANRRTARNFARDYPAILDDVPMAEIRDRIANARSISRRIGIDGQGMLGTFILLDVVYAPGFWRGQDFGHYWKTNKLEPNARFKAYLDVLKAELAKQVPDFKAWW, via the coding sequence ATGCAGAATTTGATGCAGGATTTGGATTGGTACGAACTGCATCCACACCCCAATGCGCGACCCAGACAGCCGGGCGAGCACGACCCTGAGAACGACCCGATCTATAGCTTGTTGTTCAACCGAACCCAGACCTGTTTCGCGGTCTTGGACGCAGCAAGAGTGCCCAACCTGGTGGAGCAACTTGAACAAAGTGAGCTTGAGCATCGATGCTTGTTCGTCGGGCAAGCGGAAGATGATTTGAACGAAGTTGCGCCATGGCTTGTTCGGCTGGAACCAGAGAACAGATTTACAGAAAACCTGTTGACGGACGGCCCCAACCCGGCGCCGTGGCATCTTTGGGGATATGAGCCTGGTGTATTCGTGCAATCATCTCTCAGCTTCGATGAAGTTTGGCGTCATCTACGCAAATTTACACAAGCTCCTGACCAACGCGGTCAGAATTTCTTTGTCAGGTTTTGGGACCCCGACTTCATCCTTACCTATTTGAAGCGCCCCGAAGCACCGGAAACACCCCTCATACGCAGCCTGTTCAGGCCGCTCATTATTGACCACTTCATCGCCTTCAATGTGTTTGACGAAGTGGTCCGAGTAAGCTTTCACGCGGACCGACGCGATTGGAAGGTGCCTCCAACTCCTAGCTTTGACACTCATCTGGTGGATCTCATTGGAACCGAACTTGCGAACCGACGCACTGCCCGAAATTTTGCGAGGGATTACCCCGCTATTCTGGACGATGTGCCCATGGCTGAAATTCGAGATCGGATTGCCAATGCCCGCAGCATTTCGCGCAGGATAGGCATTGACGGTCAGGGTATGCTGGGCACATTTATTTTGCTGGATGTCGTCTACGCGCCAGGGTTTTGGCGCGGACAAGATTTCGGCCACTATTGGAAAACGAATAAACTTGAACCAAACGCTCGCTTCAAAGCCTATCTTGATGTTTTGAAAGCGGAACTCGCAAAACAGGTTCCCGACTTTAAGGCTTGGTGGTAA
- the trxA gene encoding thioredoxin: MATVAVTDDTFDAEVRQADVPVIVDFWAEWCGPCKQIGPALEELSAEYDGKVKIVKVNVDENPNSPAQMGVRGIPALFMFKDGEVVSNKVGAAPKAALAGWIDETIA; encoded by the coding sequence ATGGCCACAGTAGCCGTAACAGACGACACTTTTGACGCCGAAGTCCGCCAAGCGGATGTGCCTGTTATCGTTGACTTTTGGGCGGAATGGTGTGGCCCGTGCAAGCAGATCGGCCCCGCTCTGGAAGAGCTTTCGGCGGAGTATGACGGCAAGGTCAAGATCGTCAAAGTGAACGTGGACGAGAACCCGAACTCCCCTGCCCAGATGGGTGTGCGCGGTATTCCGGCGTTGTTCATGTTCAAGGATGGCGAGGTGGTTTCCAACAAGGTTGGGGCTGCTCCGAAGGCGGCACTGGCAGGCTGGATCGACGAGACAATCGCCTAG
- a CDS encoding Tox-REase-5 domain-containing protein → MPAILLLPLVSGAVLLAGAAIYTIQNSPGGTLRPGTRTPLQPAPAGPLDFEGLAGGSDTIDPLTETGEVYSYDSTSESQIRDLQNAMAAEAETTCEYCAPCGFLAGKVVNASFPFIPAMDYQHRVSTMMGGGAPVLNFYPEMPRIEEWSIAGSRMDGFNSALCFLIEAKMGYGRYLGESPISVPGPGGEPINILPILEEAVAVGRMAAVSTQMRNHNTLAQGFPLRPGSQYFWHHVFWFCSNIKLKLYCFSYARISFLTRLRVFHMPVSALPPSIWRT, encoded by the coding sequence ATGCCGGCGATCTTATTACTCCCCCTCGTCAGCGGTGCCGTGCTTTTGGCCGGAGCGGCGATTTACACAATTCAAAACTCCCCTGGTGGCACACTGCGCCCCGGCACACGCACACCGCTTCAACCTGCGCCTGCTGGTCCATTGGATTTTGAAGGGCTGGCTGGCGGTTCTGACACCATCGACCCCCTGACAGAAACTGGCGAGGTTTATTCCTACGATAGCACCTCAGAGTCGCAAATTCGCGACCTGCAGAATGCAATGGCCGCCGAAGCCGAGACAACCTGCGAGTATTGCGCTCCTTGTGGTTTTCTTGCTGGCAAAGTGGTGAACGCGTCTTTCCCGTTTATCCCCGCCATGGATTACCAGCATCGCGTCTCCACAATGATGGGAGGCGGCGCACCGGTGTTGAATTTTTACCCCGAAATGCCAAGAATCGAAGAATGGTCAATAGCCGGGTCCCGCATGGACGGTTTCAATTCAGCGCTTTGCTTTCTCATCGAAGCGAAGATGGGTTACGGCAGGTATTTGGGGGAAAGCCCAATATCCGTCCCCGGACCGGGCGGAGAGCCAATAAACATTCTGCCCATCCTCGAGGAAGCTGTCGCAGTCGGGCGCATGGCGGCGGTGTCCACGCAGATGCGCAATCACAATACGCTGGCGCAAGGGTTTCCACTTCGCCCGGGAAGCCAGTATTTCTGGCACCACGTTTTCTGGTTCTGTAGCAACATCAAGTTGAAGCTCTATTGTTTTTCTTATGCGCGTATTAGCTTTCTGACCCGGCTTCGGGTCTTTCATATGCCGGTTAGCGCCTTGCCCCCCAGCATTTGGAGAACCTAA